One stretch of Carettochelys insculpta isolate YL-2023 chromosome 20, ASM3395843v1, whole genome shotgun sequence DNA includes these proteins:
- the SLC16A5 gene encoding monocarboxylate transporter 6 isoform X2, with amino-acid sequence MLVLEICRARLAWKEVEVEMFRGGAAHGTSQTQDRGWAWMVLLAAVVLQGLTLTFPSCIGPFFMDLQAEFQATNSETSWFPSIMTAALHAGGPLCSLLVERFGCRVTVMLGGLLSGAGMVASSFSKSISQLYVTAGFITGLGSCFGFQAGVTVLGYYFVRRRTLANALASTGASLGLTLWPLFSQYLLDQMGWRNTFLIFGGVLLNSCVCGAIMRPVELGPPVSPLQSSLGQEPGNSAGGAPLFREALPHQVEPPQQARFAACRRMLQKYLAFDVFCKNKGYRIYTIGVTWMVMGFVLPLVYLVPYAIWNGVEERKAALLVSIIGIMNIFMRPLAGLVSGLHIFSGKRTYLFTLAVLVNGLSNLICVISADFHVLVLYCLIYSISMSGIGALIFQVLMDVVEMNRFSSALGLFTILESITILIGPPLTGLLVDITGHFSYVFYASSFFMVSAALFMGLSFCALDRKNKLKEAPKPTSNDPSRYQYTDVPTKPEPEKQASPAIMYITSI; translated from the exons atgctggtcttggaaatctgcagggccag GTTGGCTTGGAAGGAGGTAGAAGTGGAAATGTTCAGAGGAGGAGCAGCACATGGGACCTCCCAGACTCAGGACCGGGGATGGGCCTGGATGGTCCTGCTGGCCGCTGTGGTGCTCCAGGGGCTAACGCTCACCTTCCCCTCTTGCATTGGACCCTTCTTCATGGACTTGCAGGCTGAGTTCCAAGCCACCAACAGCGAGACATCATGGTTCCCATCCATCATGACAGCAGCGCTGCACGCAGGCG GGCCCCTCTGCAGCCTCTTGGTGGAGCGGTTTGGCTGCAGGGTCACTGTGATGCTAGGTGGCCTGCTCAGTGGAGCAGGCATGGTTGCCAGCTCCTTCTCCAAGTCCATCAGCCAGCTCTATGTGACCGCTGGCTTCATTACAG gTCTAGGctcctgctttggcttccaggCGGGAGTGACTGTGCTGGGTTACTATTTTGTGCGCCGGCGAACTTTGGCCAATGCCCTGGCATCCACCGGTGCCTCCCTCGGCCTCACGCTATGGCCCTTGTTCTCTCAGTACTTGCTGGATCAGATGGGGTGGAGGAACACTTTCCTCATCTTTGGGGGGGTGCTGCTGAACTCCTGTGTCTGTGGGGCCATAATGAGACCAGTCGAGCTTGGGCCTCCTGTATCACCACTACAGTCTAGTCTTGGACAGGAGCCAGGCAACTCGGCTGGAGGTGCACCGCTCTTCAGGGAAGCCCTGCCTCATCAGGTGGAGCCCCCCCAGCAGGCCAGGTTTGCTGCGTGTAGGAGGATGCTGCAGAAGTACCTGGCTTTTGATGTCTTCTGCAAAAACAAAGGTTACCGGATTTATACCATTGGCGTTACCTGGATGGTGATGGGCTTCGTGCTGCCTCTCGTCTATCTGGTGCCCTATGCCATCTGGAACGGGGTAGAGGAGCGCAAAGCCGCTCTCCTGGTCTCCATCATTGGCATCATGAACATCTTCATgcggcccctggctgggctggtgtcaggACTCCATATCTTCTCCGGGAAGCGGACGTACCTGTTCACCCTGGCCGTGTTGGTCAACGGGCTCAGCAATCTCATCTGCGTCATCTCAGCCGACTTCCATGTGCTCGTCCTCTACTGCCTTATCTACAGCATCTCCATGAGTGGGATTGGGGCACTGATCTTCCAGGTGCTGATGGATGTGGTGGAGATGAACAGGTTCTCAAGTGCCTTAGGGCTCTTCACCATCCTGGAGAGCATCACCATCCTCATCGGACCCCCACTCACAG GTCTTCTGGTGGATATAACTGGACACTTCAGTTATGTCTTCTATGCCTCCAGCTTCTTCATGGTGTCAGCTGCCCTTTTCATGGGTCTCAGCTTCTGCGCTTTGGACAGAAAGAACAAACTGAAAGAGGCGCCAAAGCCAACCTCCAATGACCCCTCCAGATACCAATACACTGACGTGCCAACTAAGCCAGAGCCTGAAAAACAAGCGTCTCCTGCAATTATGTACATCACAAGCATATGA
- the SLC16A5 gene encoding monocarboxylate transporter 6 isoform X3 — protein sequence MFRGGAAHGTSQTQDRGWAWMVLLAAVVLQGLTLTFPSCIGPFFMDLQAEFQATNSETSWFPSIMTAALHAGGPLCSLLVERFGCRVTVMLGGLLSGAGMVASSFSKSISQLYVTAGFITGLGSCFGFQAGVTVLGYYFVRRRTLANALASTGASLGLTLWPLFSQYLLDQMGWRNTFLIFGGVLLNSCVCGAIMRPVELGPPVSPLQSSLGQEPGNSAGGAPLFREALPHQVEPPQQARFAACRRMLQKYLAFDVFCKNKGYRIYTIGVTWMVMGFVLPLVYLVPYAIWNGVEERKAALLVSIIGIMNIFMRPLAGLVSGLHIFSGKRTYLFTLAVLVNGLSNLICVISADFHVLVLYCLIYSISMSGIGALIFQVLMDVVEMNRFSSALGLFTILESITILIGPPLTGLLVDITGHFSYVFYASSFFMVSAALFMGLSFCALDRKNKLKEAPKPTSNDPSRYQYTDVPTKPEPEKQASPAIMYITSI from the exons ATGTTCAGAGGAGGAGCAGCACATGGGACCTCCCAGACTCAGGACCGGGGATGGGCCTGGATGGTCCTGCTGGCCGCTGTGGTGCTCCAGGGGCTAACGCTCACCTTCCCCTCTTGCATTGGACCCTTCTTCATGGACTTGCAGGCTGAGTTCCAAGCCACCAACAGCGAGACATCATGGTTCCCATCCATCATGACAGCAGCGCTGCACGCAGGCG GGCCCCTCTGCAGCCTCTTGGTGGAGCGGTTTGGCTGCAGGGTCACTGTGATGCTAGGTGGCCTGCTCAGTGGAGCAGGCATGGTTGCCAGCTCCTTCTCCAAGTCCATCAGCCAGCTCTATGTGACCGCTGGCTTCATTACAG gTCTAGGctcctgctttggcttccaggCGGGAGTGACTGTGCTGGGTTACTATTTTGTGCGCCGGCGAACTTTGGCCAATGCCCTGGCATCCACCGGTGCCTCCCTCGGCCTCACGCTATGGCCCTTGTTCTCTCAGTACTTGCTGGATCAGATGGGGTGGAGGAACACTTTCCTCATCTTTGGGGGGGTGCTGCTGAACTCCTGTGTCTGTGGGGCCATAATGAGACCAGTCGAGCTTGGGCCTCCTGTATCACCACTACAGTCTAGTCTTGGACAGGAGCCAGGCAACTCGGCTGGAGGTGCACCGCTCTTCAGGGAAGCCCTGCCTCATCAGGTGGAGCCCCCCCAGCAGGCCAGGTTTGCTGCGTGTAGGAGGATGCTGCAGAAGTACCTGGCTTTTGATGTCTTCTGCAAAAACAAAGGTTACCGGATTTATACCATTGGCGTTACCTGGATGGTGATGGGCTTCGTGCTGCCTCTCGTCTATCTGGTGCCCTATGCCATCTGGAACGGGGTAGAGGAGCGCAAAGCCGCTCTCCTGGTCTCCATCATTGGCATCATGAACATCTTCATgcggcccctggctgggctggtgtcaggACTCCATATCTTCTCCGGGAAGCGGACGTACCTGTTCACCCTGGCCGTGTTGGTCAACGGGCTCAGCAATCTCATCTGCGTCATCTCAGCCGACTTCCATGTGCTCGTCCTCTACTGCCTTATCTACAGCATCTCCATGAGTGGGATTGGGGCACTGATCTTCCAGGTGCTGATGGATGTGGTGGAGATGAACAGGTTCTCAAGTGCCTTAGGGCTCTTCACCATCCTGGAGAGCATCACCATCCTCATCGGACCCCCACTCACAG GTCTTCTGGTGGATATAACTGGACACTTCAGTTATGTCTTCTATGCCTCCAGCTTCTTCATGGTGTCAGCTGCCCTTTTCATGGGTCTCAGCTTCTGCGCTTTGGACAGAAAGAACAAACTGAAAGAGGCGCCAAAGCCAACCTCCAATGACCCCTCCAGATACCAATACACTGACGTGCCAACTAAGCCAGAGCCTGAAAAACAAGCGTCTCCTGCAATTATGTACATCACAAGCATATGA
- the SLC16A5 gene encoding monocarboxylate transporter 6 isoform X1, whose product MDPRSGQERIAPPAVAFHRLAWKEVEVEMFRGGAAHGTSQTQDRGWAWMVLLAAVVLQGLTLTFPSCIGPFFMDLQAEFQATNSETSWFPSIMTAALHAGGPLCSLLVERFGCRVTVMLGGLLSGAGMVASSFSKSISQLYVTAGFITGLGSCFGFQAGVTVLGYYFVRRRTLANALASTGASLGLTLWPLFSQYLLDQMGWRNTFLIFGGVLLNSCVCGAIMRPVELGPPVSPLQSSLGQEPGNSAGGAPLFREALPHQVEPPQQARFAACRRMLQKYLAFDVFCKNKGYRIYTIGVTWMVMGFVLPLVYLVPYAIWNGVEERKAALLVSIIGIMNIFMRPLAGLVSGLHIFSGKRTYLFTLAVLVNGLSNLICVISADFHVLVLYCLIYSISMSGIGALIFQVLMDVVEMNRFSSALGLFTILESITILIGPPLTGLLVDITGHFSYVFYASSFFMVSAALFMGLSFCALDRKNKLKEAPKPTSNDPSRYQYTDVPTKPEPEKQASPAIMYITSI is encoded by the exons ATGGACCCCAGGAGTGGTCAAGAAAGAATAGCTCCACCGGCTGTAGCATTCCACAG GTTGGCTTGGAAGGAGGTAGAAGTGGAAATGTTCAGAGGAGGAGCAGCACATGGGACCTCCCAGACTCAGGACCGGGGATGGGCCTGGATGGTCCTGCTGGCCGCTGTGGTGCTCCAGGGGCTAACGCTCACCTTCCCCTCTTGCATTGGACCCTTCTTCATGGACTTGCAGGCTGAGTTCCAAGCCACCAACAGCGAGACATCATGGTTCCCATCCATCATGACAGCAGCGCTGCACGCAGGCG GGCCCCTCTGCAGCCTCTTGGTGGAGCGGTTTGGCTGCAGGGTCACTGTGATGCTAGGTGGCCTGCTCAGTGGAGCAGGCATGGTTGCCAGCTCCTTCTCCAAGTCCATCAGCCAGCTCTATGTGACCGCTGGCTTCATTACAG gTCTAGGctcctgctttggcttccaggCGGGAGTGACTGTGCTGGGTTACTATTTTGTGCGCCGGCGAACTTTGGCCAATGCCCTGGCATCCACCGGTGCCTCCCTCGGCCTCACGCTATGGCCCTTGTTCTCTCAGTACTTGCTGGATCAGATGGGGTGGAGGAACACTTTCCTCATCTTTGGGGGGGTGCTGCTGAACTCCTGTGTCTGTGGGGCCATAATGAGACCAGTCGAGCTTGGGCCTCCTGTATCACCACTACAGTCTAGTCTTGGACAGGAGCCAGGCAACTCGGCTGGAGGTGCACCGCTCTTCAGGGAAGCCCTGCCTCATCAGGTGGAGCCCCCCCAGCAGGCCAGGTTTGCTGCGTGTAGGAGGATGCTGCAGAAGTACCTGGCTTTTGATGTCTTCTGCAAAAACAAAGGTTACCGGATTTATACCATTGGCGTTACCTGGATGGTGATGGGCTTCGTGCTGCCTCTCGTCTATCTGGTGCCCTATGCCATCTGGAACGGGGTAGAGGAGCGCAAAGCCGCTCTCCTGGTCTCCATCATTGGCATCATGAACATCTTCATgcggcccctggctgggctggtgtcaggACTCCATATCTTCTCCGGGAAGCGGACGTACCTGTTCACCCTGGCCGTGTTGGTCAACGGGCTCAGCAATCTCATCTGCGTCATCTCAGCCGACTTCCATGTGCTCGTCCTCTACTGCCTTATCTACAGCATCTCCATGAGTGGGATTGGGGCACTGATCTTCCAGGTGCTGATGGATGTGGTGGAGATGAACAGGTTCTCAAGTGCCTTAGGGCTCTTCACCATCCTGGAGAGCATCACCATCCTCATCGGACCCCCACTCACAG GTCTTCTGGTGGATATAACTGGACACTTCAGTTATGTCTTCTATGCCTCCAGCTTCTTCATGGTGTCAGCTGCCCTTTTCATGGGTCTCAGCTTCTGCGCTTTGGACAGAAAGAACAAACTGAAAGAGGCGCCAAAGCCAACCTCCAATGACCCCTCCAGATACCAATACACTGACGTGCCAACTAAGCCAGAGCCTGAAAAACAAGCGTCTCCTGCAATTATGTACATCACAAGCATATGA